DNA sequence from the Streptomyces sp. HUAS 15-9 genome:
AGCGGGTGCCGTACGTCCGGCAGGCCCTGCACGGCGCCGAGGGCCCGGTGCTCGCGGTCTCCGACTTCATGCGCCAGGTTCCGGACCAGATCGCGCAGTGGGTCGAGCAGGACTGGTCCTCGCTGGGCGCCGACGGCTTCGGTCTGTCGGACACGCGTGAGGACGCCCGCCGCCACTTCGGCGTCGACGCCCAGTCGATCGTCGTCGCGGCCCTGGCCCAGCTCGCGAAGCGGGGCGAGGTCAAGTCGACCGCGGTGAAGGAAGCGCGGGAGAAGTACGGGCTGTAGGTCCCGTGGTGACACGAGGGGGTACGGCGTCTGCCGTACCCCCTCGCTGTCCGCGGGGCCCGGCATCATGACGGTATGCGCGCCGCCCGCCTGATCAAGATGGTGCTCCTCCTGCAGTCCCGCCCTTCCATGACCGCCGCCGAGCTCGCCCGCGAGCTGGAGGTGTCGGAGCGGACGGTGGCACGGGACGCGCAGGCGCTGTCGGAGGCGGGGGTGCCGGTCTACGCGGATCGGGGGCGGGCCGGCGGCTACCGGCTGATCGGCGGGTACCGGACCCGGCTGACCGGGCTCGCCCGGAGCGAGGCGGAGGCGCTGTTCCTGAGCGGGGTGCCGGGGGCGCTGCGGGAGATGGGCCTGGAGGACGCCGCCTCGGCGGCCCGGCTGAAGGTGTCGGCGGCCCTCCTCCCTTCCCTGCGCGACGCGCCGCGCACCGCGTCCCAACGCTTCCACCTGGACGCGCCCGCCTGGTTCCGCGAACCGCAGACCCCCACGCTGCTCCCCACGATCGCGGAGGCGGTATGGGACGACCGCTGCCTCACGACCCACTACCGACGCGGCGAACGTGAGGTGGAACGAACCCTCGAGCCCTACGGCCTCGTACTGAAGGCAGGCGTCTGGTACCTGTGCGCCCGGGTTCTGCCATCGGGCGACGGGGCGGGTGACCAGGCGAAGGTCCCCGACGCGAAGACCAGGGCGCGCAGCGAGACCGGGGCGCGCAGTGCGACGGGGATGCGCGGCGCGGGCGGGGCGAGCGGCTTGGGTGATGCGCGCGGCGCAGGCAAGGCGCGAGGCACAGGCGATGCGGACCGTTTCGGCGGCGCGGGCGAAGCGGACGGTCCGCGCAATGCGAGCAGTCCGGACGGCCTGGGCGACACGGCCTGTCTGGGTGAAGCGAGCGGCACGAGCAACGTGGACAGCCGGGGCGACGGGGACGGCACGGGACACGCGGGCAGCCCGGGCGACGCGGACTGCCTGGGCGAAGTGGACCGTCTCCGCGACACGGGCGACACGGGCAGCCTGGACGAAGCAGGCGGCGCGGGCGGCACGAGCAATGCGGTCGGCTCGGGCCGCGCAGACCGTCTCGGCGACGCAGATGGCCCGCGCAATGCCATCAGTCCGGGCAGCCTGGGCAATCCGGCCGGCCCGAGCGGCACGAACGGCCCGCGCGACGCAGGCAGCCCGCGCGACGCGCAGGGTCTCGACGGCTCCGGCGTCACGCGGGACGTGGGCGGTATCCGCGGCGGCGGCGCGAGCGGTGTCCGCGGCACGCTCGACGCGGGCGGCAGCGTGGGCCGTGCAGGGGCGCGTGGCTCCGGTGGCTTTCGTACGTACCGTATCGACCTGGTCACCTCCGTCGCCGACCACGGCACCCGCTTCGTCCGTGACGAGGCGTTCGATCTGCCCGGGTTCTGGGCGGCGCAGGCCGAGGGGTTCGCGCGGTCGATCCTGCGGGACGAGGTCGTCGTACGGCTGTCCGCCCAGGGCGTGCGCAGGCTGGCGTATGTCATCGATCCCGTCTCCGCGCGCGAGGCGCTGCGCGGCGCGGGCGAGGCGGACGGCGAGGGGTGGGTGACCGCGACGCTGCCGGTGGAGTCCGAAGAGGTCGCGCACGGCCAGCTGATGGCGCTCGGGCCGGAGGTGGAGGTGCTGGCGCCGGCCGGTCTGCGGGAGCGGTTCGCCCGGGATACGGCGCGCCTGGCGGAGCTCTACGGCCGATAACAATCCGCCGCACTCCACGTGCGCCCCACCCGCTCAGGCCCGATGCTTGACCCGTGATGGAAGAGTCGGAGTTCTGGGAGCTGGTGGACGCCGCCCGCGAGGCCGCCGAGGGCGACCCGGAGGAGCAGGCCGACCTGCTCGTGGAGCGGCTGCTCCAGCTGGACCCGGAGTCGGTCCTGGACTTCGCCCGTCACTTCGAGTCCCGCTACAACAGGGCCTACCGCTGGGACCTGTGGGGCGCGGCCTGGGTGCTGCTCGACGGGGCGAGCGACGACGCGTTCGACTTCTTCCGGTGCTGGCTGATCGGTCAGGGCCGGGACGTCTTCGAGGGCGCCCTGCACGACCCGGACGCGCTGGCCGACCTGCTCGGCGAGTTCGACGAGGAGATCGACGGGGACGGTGAGGAGCTGGGCTACGCCGCGGACGAGGCGTACGAACAGCTCACCGGTACCGTCGCCCCGGACCTGGGCCTCGCGCCCGCGCCCTCGGAACCGGAAGGGGCGCCCGTCGACTTCGAGAGCGAAGGGGCGCTCGCGGAGCGGTACCCCAAGCTGTGGGACCGGTTCAGGGAGTGAGATCCCCCGGGTGAGCGTCAGGCCGCGGTGCGGCGTCGGCCGGTGTCGGCGGGGATGTACGCCTGCGGCTGGTCCGCCCGCACCGCGTGGTGGAGGGGTGCCTTGTTGGCCTGGTCGAGGGCGGACGCGGTGGCCGCGGCCGGGCCGAGGATCACCGTCGCGACCGCGCACACGACCACCCAGGGGCTGCGCGCGGCCTTGGCCCAGCCGGCGTTCTGCGTGGTGTCCCCGCTACGACTGCTGTTCATGATCCCCACCTCCGGTCGGGTTGTGTCGCCCTGACCGTAGGACGCGGGGATCTGAGGGAGCTGCGGGCCGCCTATGGCGTTGCTGTGGGGGTGAGGGTGGCTGTGGTCCTGCCTTGCAGGCGGGCCGCCTTCTCCCGCATCTCCGGGAGCCGGGCGGCCAGGGCCGCTCCCGGGCAGCTCGTCATGTACCCGTCGTTGTGGCCCGCGAGCGCGGGGAGGGTGGCGGTGGTGCCGGCCTCGTAGCGGCTGAGGCCGTTGCTGGAGACCAGCCGCACCCGGCCGCGCGGGTCGATGCCGGCCGAGCCGAGCTTCCAGGCGGCGACGGCGGCGATCGCGTCGGTCATCGCCCGCGGCACGGACGCACCCGCGGTGAAGGTGCCGATGGCCGCGATACCGGTGGTGCGGTGGTTGAACCCCTGGGCGTGGGCGCCGGTGACGGCCCGCTCGACACCGCCGGCGCGGCCCTCGTAGACCGTGCCGCAGCGGTCGACGAGGAAGTTGTAGCCGATGTCGTCCCAGCTGCGGGCGCCGGTCTGGCCCGCGTAGAGGTGACGGATGATGCGGGGCGCGTCGGCGCAGTCGTAGCCGTTGGGCGAGTCGGTGTGGTGGACGAAGACCGCGAGCACCTTGTCGTCGTAGCGCGGGGGCGGCTGCGTGGGCGCCGGGCTGCCGTCCAGCCAGACCTCCCGCGGCACGATGTGGGGCCTGGCCGCCCGGTGCGGCGCCGCCGCAGGGCTGGCCGCCGCCGGCTGTGCGGGCCGGGCCTGGGCGACCGGTCGGTCGGGGCCGCGCACGGACAGCCCCAGGGCGAGGACGGCGGTGAGGCCGGGCAGACAGCCGACCAGCACCAGGACGGGGCCGGGCAGGCGCACGCGCCATCTTCCCGGCCCGGGCGTTCTTCGCGGCAAACGCATGGGTTCCACTGTGGGTGTGATCCACTCCGTCTGCGATGTGTGGTGTGCCACCTGGTGGAACCATCGTCCCTATCCGATGCGTTTTTGGAGGTACATGTGTGCGTGGCCGGTTCCGGAGCCACGCTCGCCCGACTGATCACTGTGCCCGTCCCGCGCGTACTAGGGGTTCCGAGAGAAAGGCGGCTCCGTGGACCTGCTCGACCTCCTCCTTGCGCTGGTGATCCTTGTGTACGCGGGGTCCGGCTACCGGCGCGGACTGCTGGCCGGATGCGTGTCGCTGGCCGGGTTCGTGGGCGGCGCGGTGCTCGGGGTGTGGGTGCTGCCGTGGATGATGGACCTGGTCACGCGGGGGTCGACGGCGGCCACGGTGACCGCGGTGCTGACGGTGCTGGTCCCGGCGGTGGTGGGGCACGAGCTCGCGGGGCGCCTCGCGCTGCGGCTGCGGCGTGAGCTGGACCGTGCGGGCCGGGACGGGCTGCGGGTGCTGGACGGGATAGGCGGGGCGGCGGCCAATTCGCTCGCGGTGCTGATCGTGGCCTGGATGGCGGCGAGTGTGCTGGGCGCCTCCTCGTCGCCGGTGGTGACGACGGCGATACGGGACTCGGCGCTGCTGGGTGCGGTGCAGAACGCGATGCCGGACACCACGCCCTCGTGGTTCTCGGGCGCGACGTCCGCGCTCACGGAGGCGGGTTTCCCGCAGGTCTTCAACCCGTTCGAGAACGAGTCGACGGCACAGGTCGCCAAGCCCTCCGGCGACAGCGTCACGGCGCGCGCCACCGCGGCCGCGAGGACGAGCACGGTGAAGATCGAGGGCGCCGCCGGCAACCAGGGTCGCGAGGGCAGCGGCTTCGTGTACGCGCGCGAGCATGTGATGACCAACGCCCACGTGGTGGCCGGCATCGACCGCCCGAGGGTGCGGATCGGCGGTGTCGGGCGGTCGTACGAGGCCCGGGTGGTGCTCTTCGACCCGAACCGGGACGTGGCGGTGCTGTACGTGCCCGGGCTCCGCGCGCCCGTGCTGCGGTTCGACGACGCTGCCGGCCGCGGGGACTCGGCGGTGGTCGCGGGCTATCCGCAGGACGGCGATCTGAATCTGCAGGCGGCGACCGTGGCGAACCGGGTGCGGGCGAACGGCAGCACCATCTACAACGACGCCACGGTGACCCGCGAGATCTACTCGATCCGCTCCACGGTCCGCCCCGGCAACTCCGGCGGGCCGCTGCTGACCACGGACGGCCGGGTGTACGGCGTGGTCTTCGCCCGCTCCACGTCCGACGACGAGACGGGCTACGTCCTGACGGCGGACGAGGTGGCCCCCGACGCGCGCCGCGCGGCCACGGCGACGGCACCGGTGAGCACGGGGGACCTGGTCACGTCCTAGGGGCGGCCGCCGGACCGGCAGGGGTCATGCCGACAGGGGTCACAGGGAGCGGCCCATGAGTAGGTCGTCCACGTACTCCCCCGCCAGCAGGAACTCCTCCGGCAGCACGCCCTCGACCACGAACCCCTCCGACTCGTAGAGCCGCCGCGCGGGGGTGTTGTGCCCGAGGACACGCAGCGTGATACGCCGGGCGCCGCGGCGGCGGGCCTCGTCGACGGCGGCCCGGAGCAGCGCGCGGCCGACGCCCCTGCCGCGGGCGTCGTCGTGGACGGCCAGCCCCTGGATCTGCCGTACGTGCGCGTTCGAGGCGAGTGGGGTCGAGAAGGCGAGGCGGATGTAGCCGACGATGCGGCGGTCGAGCTCGGCGACCAGCGTGTCGTCGGGGGCGTGGCGCTCGCTGAAGAACGAGTCGTAGGGCGGCTGCGGCTCGGGCATCACCGCGTGCAGATACGACCAGGTGGCCTTGTCCAGGAGCGTCAACTCCTCGTCGTCGTCCGGCAGGGCGGTGCGTATGTACGGATCCGGCATGACGGCCACCTTAGACATGACGGGGCAGGATGGGCTCATGGAACGTTCACGAATCGCGGTGGCCGGTGCGTCCGGTCTCATCGGCAGCGCTCTGGTGCGGTCCCTGGTCGCCGACGGGCACGAGGTGGTGCGGCTGGTCCGGCGTGCGGCCCGCGGCGCGCAGGAGGTCTGCTGGGACCCTGAGGGGCAGTACGTGGACACGGCGGGGCTGGTCGGCTGTGATGTCGTGGTCGACCTCGCGGGCGCCGGCATCGGCGACCGGCGCTGGACGGACGCGTACAAGAGGCGGATCAGGGACAGCCGGGTGCTCGGCACGGCGGCGCTGGCGGAGGCTGTCGCCGCGCTGGACGAGCCGCCGCGTGTCTTCGTCAGCGGCAGCGCGATCGGTTTCTACGGCGACACCGGCGACCGTGCCGTGGACGAGACGGCGCCGCCCGGGGACGGTTTCCTGCCCTCCCTGTGCGTGGAGTGGGAGGAGGCGGCGGCGCCGGCCGAGGAGGCGGGCGTACGGACCGTGTGCGCCCGTACGGGGCTGGTGGTGGCCCGTGAGGGCGGTGCCTGGGCGCGGCTGTTCCCGCTGTTCAGGGCCGGGCTCGGCGGGCGGATGGGGGACGGGCGGCAGTACTGGTCGTTCATCGCGCTGCACGACGAGGTGGCCGCGATCCGCCATCTCATCGACACCGAGGAGCTGTCCGGGCCGGTCAATCTGACCGCCCCGACCCCGCTGACCAACCGTGAGATCACTGCGGCGATGGGGCGGGTGCTGCACCGGCCGGCCGTCCTGCCGGTCCCGGCACCGGTGTTGCGCTCCGTGCTGGGCGAGCTGGCGGGGGATGCGCTCGGCAGTCAACGGGTGCTGCCGAAGCGGCTGTTGGAGTCGGGTTTCGTGTTCGCCTTCCCGGGAATCGAGGACGCGATCCGCGCGGCTCTGGCGTAACCGGGACATGACTGTGTGCGACCGTCGTGCGACCGTGCTCTGTCGGTGCGCGACTGTCCTCGACCGATCACGGCCCTAACCTCGACCTGAACTCGGGTATCCCTGGAGCCAGTTGGGGGCATCACGTCTCCACCGGCCGCGCAACATCGAGGAGGGGCCTCGTGCTTGAGCCCGTGTACCAGGCGGACGTCGTCATCGTGGGAGCCGGAATCGCCGGACTGTCGGCGGCTCATCGGCTGACCAGCGCGGGCGTCACGACCGCAGTCCTGGAGGCCGCCCCCTACGTGGGCGGCCGTATGTCGACGGAGAAGGTCGACGGCTTCCGGCTCGACCGGATCGGACAGCTCCTGTCCACCTCCTATCCCGAGCTACGTCTGACACCAGGGCTCGACGCCCTCGTTCTGCGCCCCTTCGCGCCGGGCGTCCTGCTGCACCACGACGGACGCCGGCACCGCGCGGGCGCTCCGGCGGGCGGAGGGAGCGCAAGGGGCGCACTCCACGCGGTGCGCGCCCTCGCGAGCGCTCCCAGGGGCGCGGTCGCGTCGCCCGCGCGCGCGGGCGCACCCATGGGCGGCGCCGTCGACCAGGCCCGGCTCGGGGTGGCGCTGGCCCGGATCGCCGCCACGCCCGTCGAGCGCATCCTGACCCGCCCCGAACTGCCCGCCGCACAGGCGCTCGCCGTCCGCGGGGTGCCCGCCCGCACGATCGACGGCTTCCTGCGCCCGCTGCTCGCCGCCCTGTTGTGCGACCCGGAGCTGAGGACGTCCAGCCGGTGCGCCGACCTCGCGCTGCGCGCCTTCGCGAGCGGACGGCTCAGCGTGCCCGAGGGCGGCGCCGAGGCGCTGCCCGAACTGCTCGCCCGCGCGCTGCCGCCCGGCACCGTGCACACGGGGGTGCGGGCCACCTCGGTCTCCACGACCTCGGTGACCACCGCCGAGCACGGCGAGATCCGCTGCCGTGCCGTGCTGCTGGCCACCGACGCGCGAGCCGCGGCCGAACTGCTGCCCGGTCTGCGGGTGCCGGACTTCCACCCGGTGACGGTGGTGCACCACACGACCGACGAACCCCTGGGCACCGGTGCCTCGTTGCTGCTCGACGCCGACCGCGGCGGTCCGGTCGCGCACACCGCGATGGTCAGCGCCGTCGACCCGAGCCGCGCGCCCGCGGGCCGGGCGCTCATCTCGTCGACCGTGCTGGGCACTCCCCCGGAGGGGGTCGACACGGCCGTACGGATGCACCTGTCCCGGCTGTACGGCACCTCGACCCGCCGCTGGGAGACCCTCGCCGTGCACCACACCGCCGAGGCGGTCCCGGCGATGCGCCCACCGCACGACCTGCGCCGCCCGGTACGGCTCCTGGCGGGCCTGTACGTGTGCGGCGACCACCGCGACACCAGCACCGTCCAGGGCGCCCTGCACTCGGCCCACCGGGCCGCGGCGGCGATCCTGGCGGACCTGGGCGCGGCGGGCTCACTGCACCGCGCGGACCCCCTGCCCGCGATGAAGCGCGCGGCCTAGCCGAGGTCACCCGAGCGCCGCCACCTTGTCCCGGTATCCCCGTACCGGTGCCGCGTCCTTGTAGGGCTCGAGGCGGCGCTCGAAGTCCTTGACGTACTCGATCGCCCGTACCGAGCGCATCTCCACCGCCTGCCCGGCCGCCTCCGCGCCCAGCAGGCAGGCCTGGTCGAGCTCGCCGAGACCGAGGCGGGCGGTGGCGAGGACGACACGGCAGAACAGGCGGCTACGGGCGAACGTCGGGGCGCGCAGCTGCAGGGAGCGCTCCGCGTGCTGCGCGGACGCGCGGAACTGCTGCAGATCGCGGTGGCAGTGCCCGAACTCGTCGGCGAGCTGCGCCTCGTCGAAGAACCGCGCCCAGTACGGCACTTCGTCGCCGGGCCGGGCGGCCTCCAGGGCGCGCTCGGCGCGGACCAGCGCGCCGGTGCAGGCCCGCACCTCGCCGAGCACGCCGTGCGCGCGGGCCTCCGCGGAGTGCAGCAGCGCCTGCACGACGGGCGGGGCGGTGGTCCCCACCCCCTGCTGCGCCACCCGCGCCAGCTGGACGGCCTCGCGGCCGTGCCCGAGGTAGACGGCCTGGCGGCTCATGGTGACCAGGACGTAGGAGCCGTACGTCCGGTCCCCGGCCGCCTGTGCCAGCCGCAGCGCCTGCACGAAGTAGCGCTGGGCGAGTCCGTGCGCGGCGATGTCGTACGACGTCCAGCCGGCGAGCCGGGTGAGATCGGCGGCCGCGGCGAACAGGCGGCGGCCCGTCTGCTCGCCGTAGGTGCCGCGCAGCATCGGCTCGCACTCGTGCTCCAGGTAGCGCACGAGGGCCTGGCGGGCGTGGCCACCGCCGTAGGCGTCGTCGAGGGTGCGGAAGAGCTCGCCGACCGAGCGCAGCGCGGCGATGTCGCCGCCGGTGACCTTCTGGCCGGGGCCGCGCTCGGCCTGGCCGCGCGGGCGCGGAACGACGGGCCGTCCCTGTGGGGGCACCTTGGGCAGCGGCTCGCCGCGGGCCACCCGGTCGTCGGCCCGGCCGATCAGCCAGTCCCGGCTGGGCACGACGAGCCCCGCCGGAGTGAAGGCGATCTTGCGGAGTTCGGCATGACTGCCGGAGTCCTTGCGCCACAGCCCGCTGACGATGTCGACGGCCTCCTCGGGGGTGGACGCGAACTCCAGCCCGGCGTACACCGGCGCACAGGCGTCCAGACCGAGATCCTGGGCCGTGAGCCGGCGCCCGAGGCGGCGCGTGAAGACCTCGGCGATGAGCGCGGGCGTGGTGCCCCGGGGCTGCTGTCCGCGCAGCCAGCGGGTCACGGATGTCTTGTCGTATCTGAGATCCAGCCCGTGTTCGAGGCCGAGCTGGTCGACGCGACGGGCCAGACCTGCGTTGGAGAATCCCGCTTCTGCGATGAGCGCGGCGAGCTGGCGATTGGGAGTGCGCTGCGCGGGTCGTTCCGTCATCTGCGGTGCGGTCTCCTGCCTTCCGGGCCTTCGAAGTGCCCGGATTGCCTGTGAGCAGCCCTTATGGCCTCATGAACGGCGCGAATGTAGCGGAGAGTGAGCAGTCCGTCGCACACTTTGCAGTTCATTCATCCGATCGTGTGAGGATTGCCCCCTGGGCTGACGTGAGCGGACCGGTCGTACAGTGGCTTGGGCGCATTACATGCCTGACACACCCGTCGCCGAGGGAGGCGCTTGCCGTGAGTGAGTTGCGGTTCGTCCGCATGGGGTTCGGCGCACAGGCCGTCGAGTACCAGGAGGCCTGGGACGAGCAGCGCCGGGTGCACGCGGCGCGGTTCGCCGACGAGGTGCCCGACACCGTCCTGCTGCTCGAACACCCGCCGGTCTACACGGCGGGCCGCCGCACCGAGGACAGCGAGCGGCCGCTCGACGGCACCCCGGTCATCGACGT
Encoded proteins:
- a CDS encoding NAD(P)/FAD-dependent oxidoreductase; this encodes MLEPVYQADVVIVGAGIAGLSAAHRLTSAGVTTAVLEAAPYVGGRMSTEKVDGFRLDRIGQLLSTSYPELRLTPGLDALVLRPFAPGVLLHHDGRRHRAGAPAGGGSARGALHAVRALASAPRGAVASPARAGAPMGGAVDQARLGVALARIAATPVERILTRPELPAAQALAVRGVPARTIDGFLRPLLAALLCDPELRTSSRCADLALRAFASGRLSVPEGGAEALPELLARALPPGTVHTGVRATSVSTTSVTTAEHGEIRCRAVLLATDARAAAELLPGLRVPDFHPVTVVHHTTDEPLGTGASLLLDADRGGPVAHTAMVSAVDPSRAPAGRALISSTVLGTPPEGVDTAVRMHLSRLYGTSTRRWETLAVHHTAEAVPAMRPPHDLRRPVRLLAGLYVCGDHRDTSTVQGALHSAHRAAAAILADLGAAGSLHRADPLPAMKRAA
- a CDS encoding peptidoglycan recognition protein family protein, translating into MRLPRRTPGPGRWRVRLPGPVLVLVGCLPGLTAVLALGLSVRGPDRPVAQARPAQPAAASPAAAPHRAARPHIVPREVWLDGSPAPTQPPPRYDDKVLAVFVHHTDSPNGYDCADAPRIIRHLYAGQTGARSWDDIGYNFLVDRCGTVYEGRAGGVERAVTGAHAQGFNHRTTGIAAIGTFTAGASVPRAMTDAIAAVAAWKLGSAGIDPRGRVRLVSSNGLSRYEAGTTATLPALAGHNDGYMTSCPGAALAARLPEMREKAARLQGRTTATLTPTATP
- a CDS encoding GNAT family N-acetyltransferase — translated: MPDPYIRTALPDDDEELTLLDKATWSYLHAVMPEPQPPYDSFFSERHAPDDTLVAELDRRIVGYIRLAFSTPLASNAHVRQIQGLAVHDDARGRGVGRALLRAAVDEARRRGARRITLRVLGHNTPARRLYESEGFVVEGVLPEEFLLAGEYVDDLLMGRSL
- a CDS encoding regulator, whose protein sequence is MTERPAQRTPNRQLAALIAEAGFSNAGLARRVDQLGLEHGLDLRYDKTSVTRWLRGQQPRGTTPALIAEVFTRRLGRRLTAQDLGLDACAPVYAGLEFASTPEEAVDIVSGLWRKDSGSHAELRKIAFTPAGLVVPSRDWLIGRADDRVARGEPLPKVPPQGRPVVPRPRGQAERGPGQKVTGGDIAALRSVGELFRTLDDAYGGGHARQALVRYLEHECEPMLRGTYGEQTGRRLFAAAADLTRLAGWTSYDIAAHGLAQRYFVQALRLAQAAGDRTYGSYVLVTMSRQAVYLGHGREAVQLARVAQQGVGTTAPPVVQALLHSAEARAHGVLGEVRACTGALVRAERALEAARPGDEVPYWARFFDEAQLADEFGHCHRDLQQFRASAQHAERSLQLRAPTFARSRLFCRVVLATARLGLGELDQACLLGAEAAGQAVEMRSVRAIEYVKDFERRLEPYKDAAPVRGYRDKVAALG
- a CDS encoding MarP family serine protease gives rise to the protein MDLLDLLLALVILVYAGSGYRRGLLAGCVSLAGFVGGAVLGVWVLPWMMDLVTRGSTAATVTAVLTVLVPAVVGHELAGRLALRLRRELDRAGRDGLRVLDGIGGAAANSLAVLIVAWMAASVLGASSSPVVTTAIRDSALLGAVQNAMPDTTPSWFSGATSALTEAGFPQVFNPFENESTAQVAKPSGDSVTARATAAARTSTVKIEGAAGNQGREGSGFVYAREHVMTNAHVVAGIDRPRVRIGGVGRSYEARVVLFDPNRDVAVLYVPGLRAPVLRFDDAAGRGDSAVVAGYPQDGDLNLQAATVANRVRANGSTIYNDATVTREIYSIRSTVRPGNSGGPLLTTDGRVYGVVFARSTSDDETGYVLTADEVAPDARRAATATAPVSTGDLVTS
- a CDS encoding DUF4240 domain-containing protein; translated protein: MEESEFWELVDAAREAAEGDPEEQADLLVERLLQLDPESVLDFARHFESRYNRAYRWDLWGAAWVLLDGASDDAFDFFRCWLIGQGRDVFEGALHDPDALADLLGEFDEEIDGDGEELGYAADEAYEQLTGTVAPDLGLAPAPSEPEGAPVDFESEGALAERYPKLWDRFRE
- a CDS encoding TIGR01777 family oxidoreductase, which encodes MERSRIAVAGASGLIGSALVRSLVADGHEVVRLVRRAARGAQEVCWDPEGQYVDTAGLVGCDVVVDLAGAGIGDRRWTDAYKRRIRDSRVLGTAALAEAVAALDEPPRVFVSGSAIGFYGDTGDRAVDETAPPGDGFLPSLCVEWEEAAAPAEEAGVRTVCARTGLVVAREGGAWARLFPLFRAGLGGRMGDGRQYWSFIALHDEVAAIRHLIDTEELSGPVNLTAPTPLTNREITAAMGRVLHRPAVLPVPAPVLRSVLGELAGDALGSQRVLPKRLLESGFVFAFPGIEDAIRAALA